A portion of the Bacillus sp. es.034 genome contains these proteins:
- the dapG gene encoding aspartate kinase: MKVIVQKFGGTSVRDEASRLKAIAHTKQAIDKGYKVVVVVSAMGRKGEPYATDSLLSLIGGRNTSISKREQDLLLSCGEIISSLVFSNMLLEHGIRSTALTGAQAGFRTNNDFNNAKILEMKCSRLVRELEHHDAVVVAGFQGATKDGDVTTIGRGGSDTSASALGVALKADYIDIFTDVEGVMTADPRISSKARPITVVSYNEVCNMAYQGAKVIHPRAVEIAMNSNVPIRIRSTYSNGEGTLVTTLENTKAHKEFRSHPVTGIAHVSNLTQIKVFAKEDQYNLQAEVFKAMAKEGISVDFINISPRGVVYTVGSSVADDAIRVLRKMGHNPVIESECAKISVVGAGMTGVPGVTSAIVSSLSNEGIRILQSADSHTTIWVLVKEMDLINAINALHDTFQLQERNATFRVG, from the coding sequence ATGAAAGTGATCGTTCAAAAATTTGGTGGAACTTCTGTACGTGATGAGGCAAGTCGTCTGAAAGCAATCGCCCACACGAAACAAGCAATCGATAAAGGATATAAAGTGGTGGTTGTCGTCTCAGCCATGGGAAGAAAAGGGGAACCCTACGCCACAGATTCCCTGTTGTCCTTAATCGGTGGCAGAAACACTTCAATCAGTAAACGGGAACAGGACCTATTACTATCCTGTGGAGAGATCATTTCGAGTCTGGTATTTTCCAATATGCTCCTCGAGCATGGAATCCGGTCGACAGCCCTGACCGGAGCTCAGGCAGGGTTCCGGACGAATAACGATTTTAACAATGCTAAAATTTTAGAGATGAAATGCAGCCGGTTGGTAAGGGAACTGGAACATCATGATGCCGTCGTAGTGGCAGGCTTCCAGGGAGCTACCAAGGACGGGGATGTGACTACCATCGGAAGAGGAGGGAGCGATACCTCCGCCTCTGCTCTTGGTGTCGCATTAAAAGCGGACTACATCGATATTTTTACAGATGTGGAAGGGGTCATGACCGCTGATCCACGTATTTCTTCCAAAGCAAGACCGATAACGGTGGTTTCATATAATGAAGTTTGTAATATGGCATATCAGGGAGCCAAGGTCATCCATCCAAGGGCGGTTGAAATTGCCATGAATTCGAATGTGCCGATACGAATTCGTTCAACCTATTCAAATGGAGAAGGCACTCTTGTGACGACACTGGAAAATACGAAGGCCCATAAAGAGTTCAGGAGTCACCCCGTCACTGGGATTGCTCATGTATCCAACCTCACCCAAATTAAAGTATTCGCAAAAGAAGATCAGTATAATCTTCAAGCCGAAGTGTTCAAAGCCATGGCCAAAGAGGGGATCAGTGTTGATTTCATTAACATATCCCCGAGAGGTGTCGTGTACACGGTGGGTTCTTCGGTAGCGGATGATGCAATCAGGGTTTTGAGAAAGATGGGGCATAACCCCGTCATAGAATCTGAGTGTGCTAAGATCTCCGTGGTGGGGGCGGGAATGACAGGTGTACCCGGGGTGACTTCTGCCATCGTATCATCCCTCTCTAACGAAGGGATCCGTATCCTACAATCAGCAGACAGTCATACGACCATCTGGGTCCTGGTGAAGGAAATGGACTTGATCAATGCCATCAATGCCCTTCATGACACATTCCAATTACAAGAAAGAAATGCTACATTCAGAGTGGGATAA
- the asd gene encoding aspartate-semialdehyde dehydrogenase, with translation MLNTSGFHVAVVGATGAVGQQMLQTLEKRDFPIKQLTLLSSARSAGSTVQFKGKEWTVEEAKPESFEGVDIALFSAGGSVSKLLAPEAVKRGAVVVDNTSAYRMDPDVPLVVPEVNEEDIKLHNGIIANPNCSTIQMVAALEPIRKQYGLKKVIVSTYQAVSGAGAVAIDELHAQSQAILSGESFEPGVLPVKGGKKHYQIAYNAIPQIDTFQDNGFTFEEMKMINETKKIMHMPALKVSATCVRLPVVTGHSESVYIEIEKDSVSVKDIHALLQDAPGVTLEDVPEEQIYPMPAHAVGKPDVFVGRVRKDLDEEKGFHMWVVSDNLLKGAAWNSVQIAESLMNLGLIK, from the coding sequence ATTTTGAATACATCGGGATTTCATGTAGCTGTTGTGGGTGCCACCGGTGCCGTCGGACAACAAATGCTTCAAACATTAGAAAAAAGGGATTTTCCAATAAAACAATTGACTTTACTATCATCAGCACGCTCTGCAGGCTCAACTGTCCAATTTAAAGGCAAAGAATGGACTGTTGAAGAAGCGAAGCCCGAAAGTTTCGAAGGGGTCGACATCGCTTTATTTAGTGCAGGTGGAAGTGTATCAAAACTTCTTGCTCCTGAAGCCGTAAAACGCGGGGCAGTCGTAGTCGACAATACGAGTGCATATCGGATGGATCCGGATGTTCCACTTGTCGTCCCGGAAGTGAATGAAGAGGACATTAAGCTTCACAATGGAATCATTGCCAATCCGAACTGTTCGACGATTCAAATGGTTGCAGCACTCGAGCCGATACGTAAGCAGTATGGCTTGAAGAAAGTAATCGTATCCACTTATCAAGCCGTTTCAGGTGCCGGTGCCGTTGCCATTGATGAACTTCATGCACAATCCCAGGCCATTTTATCCGGTGAATCATTTGAACCTGGTGTGTTACCTGTAAAAGGCGGCAAAAAACATTATCAGATTGCTTATAATGCCATTCCTCAAATTGATACGTTTCAGGACAACGGCTTTACATTCGAAGAAATGAAAATGATCAATGAAACGAAAAAGATCATGCATATGCCTGCTCTGAAGGTATCAGCGACATGTGTCAGATTACCGGTTGTAACAGGTCACTCCGAAAGTGTATATATTGAAATTGAGAAGGATTCAGTTTCGGTGAAGGATATCCATGCACTTCTTCAAGATGCACCCGGGGTAACCCTGGAAGACGTACCTGAAGAACAAATCTATCCGATGCCTGCTCATGCCGTAGGTAAGCCGGATGTATTTGTGGGCCGCGTCCGTAAAGATCTTGATGAAGAAAAAGGGTTCCATATGTGGGTTGTCTCTGACAACTTACTGAAGGGAGCTGCCTGGAACTCTGTTCAAATTGCAGAAAGTTTAATGAATCTGGGGCTAATTAAGTAA
- the dpaB gene encoding dipicolinate synthase subunit B: MMSVKGKRIGFGLTGSHCTYDAVFPEIERLVNNGAEVMPIVTSTVMNTETRFGKGEDWIKRIEDVTGHKVIDSIVKAEPLGPKIPLDCMVIAPLTGNSMSKFANAMTDSPVLMAAKATLRNHRPVVLGISTNDALGLNGVNLMRLISTKDIYFIPFGQDAPESKPKSMVARMTLIQETIEAAMDGHQLQPVVIERYLD, translated from the coding sequence ATCATGAGTGTGAAAGGAAAACGTATCGGGTTTGGTCTCACAGGATCTCATTGTACGTATGATGCCGTGTTCCCAGAAATTGAGAGATTAGTGAATAATGGTGCGGAAGTCATGCCGATTGTGACATCTACCGTTATGAATACGGAAACAAGATTCGGTAAGGGAGAAGATTGGATCAAACGTATCGAAGACGTGACCGGACATAAAGTGATTGATTCAATCGTTAAAGCAGAACCACTTGGGCCGAAGATTCCACTGGATTGCATGGTGATTGCACCCCTCACGGGTAATTCAATGAGTAAGTTTGCCAATGCAATGACCGATTCCCCTGTGTTAATGGCAGCCAAAGCAACACTGCGTAATCACCGCCCGGTAGTACTCGGTATTTCCACAAATGATGCTCTGGGGTTGAATGGTGTTAATCTGATGAGATTGATTTCAACGAAAGATATTTATTTTATTCCGTTTGGGCAGGATGCACCTGAAAGTAAACCAAAGTCGATGGTTGCGAGGATGACATTAATTCAAGAAACAATCGAAGCGGCCATGGATGGGCATCAGCTTCAACCCGTCGTCATCGAAAGATATTTAGATTAA